The following proteins are encoded in a genomic region of Chloracidobacterium sp.:
- a CDS encoding SAM-dependent DNA methyltransferase, with amino-acid sequence MARQKKEIPTEPLERKLWKAADKLRKNIDAAEYKHVVLGLIFLKYISDAFDELREKLEKGEGEFAGADPEERNEYLAEKVFYVPEKSRWSYIQSRATLPTIGKDVDEAMQAIEKDNPSLHGVLPKAYAQERLDKASLGGLINLIGSSVLGLQEARSKDVLGRVYEYFLGEFALAEGKKGGQFYTPASVVRLLVAMLEPYEGRVFDPCCGSGGMFVQSEKFIEVHSDHYKNGNGKKLAIDPKDRISIYGQESNQTTWRLAKMNLAIRGIDSSNVRWNSEGSFLNDAHKDLKADFVIANPPFNDSDWSGELLQDDARWRVTGKNLPPPPGNANYAWIQHFLFHLAPPGVAGFVLAKGSLTSKTNNEGEIRKALIEADLVDCVVNLPAKLFLNTQIPACLWFVRRDKQKRKGEILFIDARNHGFLVNRRNRDLSAEDIEEIATKYHNWRTGEREYEDVAGFCKSVPVAEVERLGFVLTPGRYVGLPDEEDDFDFPTRFVELKAELEAQMAEEAELNDRIMKNLASIKFEVQQDGGS; translated from the coding sequence ATGGCACGACAGAAGAAAGAAATTCCCACCGAACCCTTGGAGCGCAAATTATGGAAAGCCGCCGACAAACTTCGAAAGAACATCGACGCGGCGGAATATAAGCACGTGGTGCTCGGCCTTATTTTCCTCAAGTACATCTCAGATGCCTTTGACGAGCTTCGCGAAAAGCTTGAGAAGGGTGAAGGTGAATTCGCCGGTGCCGACCCTGAGGAGAGGAATGAGTATCTTGCAGAGAAGGTTTTTTACGTTCCGGAGAAGTCGCGTTGGAGCTACATCCAATCGCGGGCGACCTTGCCCACGATCGGCAAAGACGTTGACGAGGCAATGCAAGCCATCGAGAAGGATAATCCATCGCTTCATGGCGTTCTGCCGAAGGCTTACGCTCAGGAGCGGCTCGATAAGGCGAGTCTGGGTGGCCTCATAAACTTGATCGGCAGCTCTGTACTTGGCCTGCAGGAAGCGAGAAGCAAAGACGTACTTGGCCGTGTTTATGAATACTTTCTTGGCGAATTCGCTTTGGCCGAAGGCAAAAAAGGCGGGCAATTCTACACACCGGCCAGCGTCGTTCGACTTCTCGTCGCGATGCTGGAGCCTTACGAAGGCCGTGTGTTCGACCCGTGCTGCGGATCGGGCGGAATGTTCGTCCAATCTGAGAAGTTCATCGAAGTGCACAGCGACCACTACAAGAACGGGAACGGCAAGAAGCTTGCCATCGACCCGAAAGACCGCATCTCGATCTACGGGCAAGAGAGCAATCAGACAACGTGGCGGCTTGCCAAGATGAACCTTGCCATTCGCGGCATAGACAGCTCGAATGTCCGTTGGAACAGCGAGGGTTCATTTCTCAACGACGCGCACAAGGATCTCAAAGCGGATTTTGTGATCGCGAACCCGCCGTTCAACGACAGCGACTGGTCCGGTGAGCTGTTGCAGGACGATGCCCGATGGCGTGTGACGGGAAAGAATTTGCCGCCGCCGCCGGGCAACGCCAACTATGCGTGGATACAGCATTTCCTCTTTCACCTGGCACCGCCGGGTGTTGCGGGATTCGTCCTCGCGAAAGGTTCGCTCACATCAAAGACCAACAACGAAGGGGAGATCCGCAAGGCACTGATCGAGGCCGATCTCGTGGATTGCGTCGTTAACTTACCGGCGAAGCTGTTTCTCAACACGCAAATTCCGGCGTGTCTATGGTTCGTCCGCCGAGACAAGCAGAAGCGGAAAGGCGAGATACTTTTTATCGACGCGCGCAATCACGGCTTTCTGGTCAACCGACGCAATCGCGACCTATCCGCCGAGGACATCGAAGAGATCGCGACGAAGTATCACAACTGGCGGACGGGCGAGCGCGAGTACGAAGACGTTGCGGGGTTTTGCAAGAGCGTTCCGGTTGCCGAGGTCGAGCGGCTCGGCTTCGTACTGACGCCCGGGCGTTACGTCGGCCTTCCGGATGAGGAGGACGATTTCGATTTTCCTACACGCTTCGTTGAGTTAAAGGCCGAACTCGAAGCTCAAATGGCCGAGGAAGCGGAACTGAACGACCGGATAATGAAGAATCTGGCAAGTATCAAATTTGAGGTGCAGCAAGATGGCGGATCTTAG
- a CDS encoding restriction endonuclease subunit S, whose protein sequence is MSEWKNHLLEEVASLVKDQMTPNGLEELAYIGLEHIEEASLRLSGIGQSTDVTSQKFRFKSNDILFGKLRPYFRKVVKPEFDGICSTDIWVIRAKDGFDQNFLYYFFATWDFVNFANSGDSGTRMPRADWNFVKQSDWLFPPVEEQRAIAEVLSSLDDKIDLLHRQNKTLESLAQTLFRQWFIEQARDEWEEGTLADFAYNIRENIQPKEIETDTKYVGLEHIERKDFALHSFGSGSDVESNKSVFRKHDILFGKLRPYFHKVCFAPFDGVCSTDILIIRPKSPELFPFCLMAFFQKEVVDHSDMASEGTRMPRTNWEILSNYPVGIPDYESISRFNESVLPMIEKIETNINQIASIARTRDTLLPKLMNGEVTTYA, encoded by the coding sequence ATGAGTGAGTGGAAAAACCATCTATTAGAGGAAGTCGCGTCATTGGTCAAAGACCAAATGACCCCTAACGGATTAGAAGAGCTGGCATATATTGGTCTCGAACATATTGAAGAGGCCAGTTTGCGTTTGTCTGGAATTGGTCAATCTACTGACGTAACAAGTCAGAAATTCCGCTTCAAGAGCAACGACATTTTGTTTGGCAAACTTCGTCCTTATTTTCGGAAGGTTGTTAAACCCGAGTTCGACGGTATATGTTCGACTGATATTTGGGTAATTAGAGCAAAGGATGGTTTCGATCAGAACTTTCTTTATTATTTCTTCGCAACCTGGGACTTTGTGAATTTTGCGAACAGTGGAGATAGCGGGACGCGAATGCCGAGGGCTGATTGGAATTTTGTTAAGCAGTCAGACTGGCTATTCCCGCCGGTTGAGGAGCAGCGGGCGATTGCGGAGGTTTTGAGCAGCTTGGATGACAAGATCGACCTGCTCCATCGCCAAAACAAAACCCTCGAATCCCTCGCCCAAACCCTCTTCCGCCAATGGTTCATCGAACAAGCGAGAGATGAGTGGGAAGAAGGAACGCTCGCAGATTTTGCATATAACATTCGGGAGAACATTCAGCCTAAGGAGATCGAGACAGATACAAAATATGTCGGCCTAGAACACATCGAACGCAAAGACTTTGCTTTGCATTCCTTCGGTTCTGGCTCGGACGTAGAGAGCAATAAATCCGTTTTCCGAAAACACGACATCTTGTTTGGAAAACTTCGTCCATATTTTCACAAGGTGTGCTTTGCCCCATTCGACGGCGTTTGCTCAACGGACATTCTCATTATTCGTCCTAAGTCACCTGAATTATTTCCGTTCTGTTTAATGGCTTTTTTCCAAAAGGAAGTTGTCGATCACTCGGACATGGCATCCGAAGGAACCCGAATGCCTCGGACAAATTGGGAAATCTTGAGCAATTATCCGGTTGGTATTCCCGATTACGAAAGCATTTCGCGATTTAACGAATCGGTCTTGCCGATGATCGAAAAGATCGAGACGAATATTAACCAGATTGCGTCGATTGCTAGAACCCGCGACACTCTATTGCCGAAACTGATGAATGGTGAGGTGACAACCTACGCCTAA
- a CDS encoding DUF3644 domain-containing protein, with protein sequence MRNRKVGSIKSELLTKSREAMLCAVQIFNNPAIVFKSESFIVLSTIAWTYLLHAYYRSKKVDYRYFTQGAKRKKFDTTKRGSFKYWELERCLNDKESPIDAITKANLKFLIGLRHEIEHQMTTRIDEYLSARFQACCLNYNRYVRELFGEAFGIDKHLSFSLQFSSISEDQAHQVRAFDELPKNIAAYIKGFDEELSQDEFDSPAYSYRVLYVPKTVNRKGQADKVIEFLSADSEEAKSLNKEYVVIKDRERPKHRPKEIVDIMKADGFPNFSMHWHTEFWREKDAKNPVKGFGVDVAGTWYWYDQWLDEVKKYCIAQGNRFK encoded by the coding sequence ATGAGAAATCGCAAGGTAGGTTCGATCAAGAGCGAGCTGCTTACGAAGTCGCGTGAGGCGATGCTGTGCGCGGTACAGATATTCAACAATCCTGCTATTGTTTTTAAGTCCGAAAGTTTTATCGTACTTTCAACAATCGCATGGACATACCTTCTTCATGCGTACTATCGATCAAAGAAGGTTGACTATCGATATTTCACGCAAGGAGCGAAGCGGAAGAAATTCGATACAACGAAACGAGGATCATTCAAATATTGGGAGCTTGAGCGTTGCCTAAATGATAAGGAAAGCCCAATTGATGCAATCACCAAAGCAAACCTCAAATTCCTGATCGGGCTGCGTCACGAGATCGAGCATCAGATGACCACAAGGATCGATGAGTATTTGTCAGCACGATTTCAGGCTTGTTGCTTGAACTACAATCGATATGTCCGAGAACTGTTTGGAGAAGCATTCGGCATCGACAAACACTTGTCATTTTCCCTTCAGTTTTCTTCGATATCCGAAGATCAGGCTCATCAGGTAAGGGCCTTCGATGAGTTGCCCAAGAACATCGCGGCTTATATCAAGGGGTTTGATGAGGAACTATCGCAGGACGAGTTTGATAGCCCCGCGTATTCCTACCGTGTTCTCTATGTCCCTAAGACTGTCAATCGGAAGGGACAGGCCGACAAGGTCATAGAATTTCTATCCGCCGACTCAGAAGAGGCGAAATCACTTAACAAAGAATACGTTGTCATCAAAGACCGTGAGCGTCCGAAGCATCGCCCGAAAGAAATCGTTGATATCATGAAGGCCGATGGATTCCCAAATTTCTCGATGCACTGGCACACTGAGTTTTGGCGCGAAAAAGACGCAAAGAATCCAGTAAAAGGATTTGGTGTCGATGTCGCAGGGACGTGGTACTGGTACGACCAATGGCTTGACGAGGTTAAGAAATATTGTATAGCGCAAGGCAATAGATTCAAATAA
- a CDS encoding antitoxin family protein, whose amino-acid sequence MTKTIEAIYENGVFRPLDAVDLPDKSKVEIDLHLNAGRKAGPTDDKSHLQFTLPPGEWIKQVREWAKRPRKIAPSLPDEALRRASIYEDRY is encoded by the coding sequence ATGACAAAGACAATCGAAGCCATATATGAAAACGGCGTCTTTCGCCCGCTTGATGCCGTTGATCTGCCGGACAAAAGCAAGGTCGAGATCGACCTGCATTTGAATGCGGGCAGAAAAGCGGGACCAACCGATGATAAATCGCATCTTCAATTTACTCTGCCGCCCGGAGAATGGATAAAGCAGGTTAGAGAATGGGCAAAAAGGCCCCGGAAGATCGCGCCTTCGCTGCCGGACGAGGCGTTGAGGCGAGCGAGTATCTACGAGGACAGGTACTAG
- a CDS encoding type II toxin-antitoxin system VapC family toxin has translation MSWLLDTCVLLRTVDSNSQQQQIALDALDALDAGQEVVCIVPQSLVEFWAVSTRPVDENGLGYSTEDTKIEIDRLRQLFVFKSEDETIFENWEALVSKYNVIGKTTHDARLVAAMQTHGIENLLTFNVADFKRYVGSINVSAPQDLTRF, from the coding sequence ATGAGTTGGCTGCTTGATACATGCGTTCTGTTGCGTACCGTAGATAGCAACAGTCAGCAGCAGCAAATCGCTCTTGATGCTCTTGATGCCCTAGATGCCGGGCAGGAGGTTGTTTGCATTGTACCGCAGAGCCTCGTTGAGTTTTGGGCCGTCTCAACACGTCCTGTTGACGAAAACGGGCTTGGATATTCGACCGAGGACACAAAAATTGAGATCGACCGTCTGAGGCAGTTGTTTGTCTTTAAGAGCGAAGACGAAACCATATTTGAGAACTGGGAAGCGTTGGTCAGCAAATATAACGTGATCGGAAAAACCACGCACGACGCGCGGCTTGTCGCCGCGATGCAGACCCACGGAATAGAAAATCTTTTGACGTTCAATGTTGCCGATTTTAAGCGATACGTCGGCTCCATTAACGTCTCGGCCCCGCAGGATCTTACACGCTTTTGA
- a CDS encoding HsdR family type I site-specific deoxyribonuclease codes for MKPITENQIEEYALTELQALGYSYVQGAMIGPGGLPPPRPSDTPPQTGGEFQERTSFEEVVLADRLRNAVARINPDIPADAREQAVQKAMHIFSPDMRASNEEFHSFLIEKVRIPYTEDGFERSHEVALIDFENVGKNEFLAVNQYTVHQNNQTKRPDVVLFVNGLPLVVFELKNAADENATLHGAFNQIETYKATIPSLFVYNAFSVISDGIDARAGTISSGFARFVPWRSSDGEKDASKFTPQLETLIRGMLPPKTLLDLVRNFIVFERSSVHDKRSGQVQVVSVKKLAAYHQYYAVNKAIESTLLAAGFKPTPNPSQREGLLNLRNDFPNYRGGFRFSGLVELAKELRSKQTSAESIFWELIRNRKFLDLKFRRQHQIGEYVVDFYCHEKRLIVELDGEVHDLPEQQRHDEIRDKYLTALGNQVVRFQNAELLNDPETVFEKLSSLLSRWERPGEGCGSRKAGVIWHTQGSGKSLSMVFYTGKLVVSLNNPTIVVITDRNDLDEQLFGTFASAKQLLRQEPVQAESREHLKELLKVASGGIVFTTIQKFLPADGGSQYDLLSDRKNIVVIADEAHRTQYGFEAEVRNVVDKESKEVIGQRIAYGFAKYLRDALPNATYIGFTGTPIEGDDVNTPQVFGDYIDRYDIMDAVRDNATVPIYYESRLAKVALTDEGRTLLKEFDKELEETDELTEKQKAKAKWTKVEAIVGNPERIRNLANDIVTHFEKRLEVFEGKAMIVAMSRRIAVELYKEITALRPDWHDPDKTKGTIKVVMTASSSDGPEMAAHHTSKQERRDLANRFKDENDPLKLVIVRDMWLTGFDAPCLHTLYVDKPMRGHTLMQAIARVNRVFKDKKGGLVVDYLGLATDLKKALSFYGDAGGKGEPTIDIEQAVVAMHEKHEVVKQMFAEKSRSQVDIKQEDAAAYGGNGFDYRRFFDAEPAAKLEIILQAEEHILGIDDGRERFVREVTLLAQAFALTTPHPASVAIAEEVAFFQAVKARMVKLGGSGSGRTDEEIETTIRRLVDRSLASDKVVDIFDAAGLQKPEISILSDEFLLEVKGMKHKNLALELLKKILNNEISSRMKKNLVKSKELLKMLEDAVKKYQNNLLSTAEIIEALINIAKEVRESDRQGEKLGLTEDEVAFYNALEVNDSAVKVLGDDILRDIAREIAEKVKNNTTLDWPIRAASRAKLMVLVRRTLSRYGYPPDKQESAINTVLRQAELIADDIVENCY; via the coding sequence TTGAAACCGATCACCGAAAACCAGATCGAAGAATACGCCCTTACAGAGCTTCAGGCTTTGGGCTATTCGTATGTTCAAGGTGCGATGATAGGCCCCGGCGGCCTCCCGCCACCCCGTCCTTCGGACACTCCTCCTCAGACAGGAGGAGAGTTTCAGGAAAGGACATCGTTTGAGGAAGTCGTTTTGGCGGACCGGCTGCGAAATGCGGTTGCGAGGATCAACCCGGATATCCCCGCCGATGCCCGCGAACAGGCCGTGCAAAAGGCGATGCATATCTTCTCGCCGGATATGCGCGCGAGCAATGAGGAATTCCATTCGTTCCTGATCGAAAAGGTACGCATTCCGTACACCGAGGACGGTTTCGAGCGAAGCCACGAGGTCGCCCTGATCGACTTTGAGAACGTCGGCAAAAACGAGTTTCTCGCGGTCAACCAATACACCGTTCACCAGAACAACCAGACAAAACGCCCCGATGTCGTGCTGTTCGTCAACGGCCTGCCGCTCGTCGTTTTCGAGCTGAAGAACGCGGCGGACGAGAACGCAACGCTGCACGGAGCCTTCAACCAGATCGAGACCTACAAGGCGACGATCCCTTCGCTTTTTGTCTATAACGCGTTCTCGGTTATCTCGGACGGCATCGACGCAAGAGCCGGCACCATCTCATCCGGCTTTGCCCGCTTTGTGCCGTGGCGTTCATCTGATGGTGAAAAAGATGCATCGAAATTCACGCCGCAGCTCGAAACCCTGATCCGCGGGATGCTCCCGCCCAAAACCCTGCTCGATCTTGTAAGGAACTTCATCGTCTTCGAACGTTCCAGCGTCCATGATAAAAGATCGGGACAGGTTCAGGTCGTCTCAGTAAAGAAGCTTGCCGCATATCACCAGTATTACGCCGTGAACAAGGCAATTGAATCAACGCTGCTGGCTGCGGGATTCAAACCCACCCCAAATCCCTCCCAGAGGGAGGGACTTTTAAATCTAAGGAACGACTTTCCGAATTATCGTGGAGGGTTTCGTTTTTCGGGACTTGTTGAACTTGCAAAAGAGTTGCGAAGCAAACAGACTTCCGCCGAAAGCATTTTTTGGGAATTGATTAGAAACAGGAAATTTCTTGACTTGAAATTTCGGCGACAGCACCAGATCGGAGAATATGTCGTTGATTTTTATTGTCATGAGAAACGTCTGATCGTTGAACTCGATGGCGAAGTGCACGATTTGCCGGAACAGCAAAGGCACGATGAAATTCGTGACAAATATTTGACTGCACTGGGAAATCAGGTGGTAAGATTTCAGAACGCTGAGTTACTGAACGACCCGGAAACTGTTTTCGAAAAACTTTCTTCTCTCCTCTCCCGTTGGGAGAGGCCGGGTGAGGGTTGCGGTAGCCGAAAGGCCGGCGTAATATGGCACACGCAGGGCAGCGGCAAATCCCTTTCAATGGTGTTCTACACCGGAAAGCTCGTCGTCAGCCTCAACAATCCGACCATCGTCGTCATCACCGACCGCAACGACCTCGACGAGCAGCTTTTCGGTACGTTCGCCAGTGCGAAACAGCTCTTGCGTCAGGAGCCGGTGCAGGCCGAGAGCCGCGAACACCTAAAAGAACTGCTGAAAGTTGCGAGCGGCGGGATCGTATTTACGACGATCCAGAAATTCCTTCCGGCTGACGGCGGCTCGCAGTACGACCTACTCTCCGACCGAAAGAATATTGTCGTTATCGCGGATGAGGCCCACCGCACGCAATACGGCTTTGAGGCCGAGGTGCGGAATGTCGTCGATAAGGAATCAAAGGAAGTTATCGGCCAACGCATCGCCTACGGTTTTGCCAAGTATTTGCGTGATGCCTTGCCCAACGCTACCTATATCGGATTCACGGGCACGCCTATCGAAGGCGACGACGTTAATACGCCTCAAGTCTTCGGCGACTACATCGACCGCTACGACATCATGGATGCGGTCAGGGATAACGCCACGGTCCCGATCTATTACGAAAGCCGCCTTGCCAAAGTCGCCCTCACGGACGAAGGCCGCACCCTGTTAAAGGAATTCGACAAGGAACTCGAAGAGACCGACGAATTGACCGAAAAGCAAAAGGCGAAGGCCAAGTGGACAAAGGTCGAGGCGATTGTCGGCAATCCTGAACGTATCAGAAATCTCGCAAACGATATCGTTACGCATTTCGAGAAGCGGCTCGAGGTTTTTGAAGGAAAGGCGATGATCGTTGCGATGAGCCGCCGGATCGCCGTTGAACTATACAAGGAGATCACTGCCCTTCGACCCGACTGGCACGATCCGGACAAGACTAAGGGAACGATCAAGGTCGTCATGACCGCTTCGAGTTCTGACGGCCCGGAGATGGCCGCTCATCACACCTCGAAGCAGGAACGCCGCGATCTTGCGAATCGCTTCAAGGATGAGAACGACCCACTCAAGCTCGTTATCGTCCGCGATATGTGGCTCACAGGTTTCGATGCGCCGTGCCTGCATACCCTCTACGTTGATAAACCGATGCGTGGCCATACGCTCATGCAGGCGATCGCCCGCGTGAACCGTGTCTTCAAGGATAAGAAGGGCGGCCTCGTCGTTGATTATCTTGGCCTTGCAACCGACCTCAAGAAAGCGCTTTCGTTCTATGGCGACGCGGGCGGTAAGGGCGAACCGACCATAGACATCGAGCAGGCCGTTGTCGCAATGCACGAAAAGCACGAGGTCGTTAAGCAGATGTTCGCCGAGAAGAGCCGATCGCAAGTCGACATCAAACAAGAGGACGCCGCTGCTTATGGAGGCAATGGATTCGACTACCGACGCTTTTTCGACGCGGAACCCGCAGCGAAGCTTGAGATCATTTTGCAGGCAGAAGAGCACATTTTAGGAATCGATGACGGGCGCGAGCGTTTTGTTCGGGAGGTCACGCTGCTTGCCCAAGCCTTTGCCCTTACGACACCGCATCCGGCATCAGTTGCGATCGCGGAAGAGGTTGCCTTCTTCCAAGCGGTCAAGGCACGCATGGTGAAGCTTGGAGGGTCAGGCAGCGGCCGGACCGACGAAGAGATCGAAACAACGATCCGGAGACTTGTCGATAGATCGCTTGCTTCGGATAAGGTCGTTGATATTTTCGACGCGGCAGGCTTGCAAAAGCCGGAGATTTCCATCCTCTCAGACGAATTTCTTTTGGAAGTGAAGGGAATGAAGCACAAGAACCTCGCCCTTGAACTCCTTAAGAAGATTCTCAACAACGAGATCAGCAGCCGCATGAAAAAGAACCTTGTGAAAAGCAAGGAGCTTCTGAAGATGCTCGAAGATGCGGTGAAAAAGTACCAGAACAATCTTCTTTCAACGGCTGAAATTATCGAGGCACTTATCAATATCGCCAAGGAAGTCCGAGAGTCGGACCGGCAAGGTGAGAAGCTAGGACTGACCGAGGACGAAGTAGCCTTCTACAATGCGCTGGAAGTGAATGACTCGGCCGTTAAGGTGCTCGGTGACGATATTTTGCGTGATATCGCTCGCGAGATAGCCGAGAAGGTGAAGAATAATACGACTCTAGACTGGCCGATCCGCGCCGCATCGAGGGCAAAGCTTATGGTGCTCGTCCGCCGGACGCTTTCAAGATACGGCTACCCGCCCGACAAACAAGAATCAGCGATCAATACTGTTTTACGACAGGCGGAGTTGATCGCTGACGACATCGTTGAGAATTGCTATTGA
- the pgsA gene encoding CDP-diacylglycerol--glycerol-3-phosphate 3-phosphatidyltransferase: MNLPNYITLGRIVIVPLLVVVLLTPEMSHWFGISSYALAIVLFLIAALTDMVDGQLARRRNQVSTLGKFLDPIADKLLIASALIVLVEKHLAPSWAVVVILGREFIITGLRSIAASEGVVIQAQSLGKIKMWAQCVAVVALLVAAANGDPPVSNFGLDYPAFFWRVAEVRTAFADLMSLNITTNDWKVFGYLVGRGALWVSVITALWSMYGYFAYFLREKKKHRSENSGAELEI, from the coding sequence GTGAATTTGCCGAATTACATAACGCTTGGCCGCATCGTGATCGTTCCGCTTCTCGTGGTCGTACTATTGACGCCCGAGATGTCTCATTGGTTCGGTATCAGCAGCTATGCATTGGCGATCGTGCTCTTCTTGATCGCAGCCCTCACGGATATGGTGGACGGTCAGCTCGCACGCCGCCGCAATCAGGTCTCGACACTCGGTAAGTTCCTCGACCCGATCGCCGACAAACTCCTTATCGCATCGGCGCTTATAGTCCTCGTCGAAAAGCATCTTGCACCGTCGTGGGCTGTCGTGGTTATTCTAGGCCGTGAATTCATCATTACCGGATTGCGGAGCATCGCCGCAAGCGAAGGCGTTGTCATACAAGCCCAAAGTCTGGGAAAGATCAAGATGTGGGCACAGTGCGTTGCTGTCGTTGCACTTCTCGTTGCGGCCGCGAACGGCGACCCGCCGGTTTCGAATTTTGGCCTCGATTATCCTGCATTCTTCTGGCGTGTCGCTGAGGTCCGCACCGCTTTTGCCGATCTGATGAGTCTGAATATCACCACTAACGATTGGAAGGTATTCGGCTATCTCGTGGGGCGCGGCGCGCTTTGGGTTTCGGTGATCACCGCACTCTGGTCGATGTACGGCTACTTTGCATACTTCCTGCGCGAAAAGAAAAAGCACCGAAGCGAAAACTCCGGTGCCGAACTTGAGATCTGA